A genomic region of Pseudomonadota bacterium contains the following coding sequences:
- a CDS encoding putative toxin-antitoxin system toxin component, PIN family, whose product MKVVIDTNILVSGLRSNKGASYVILEEIGYGAVKEIISIPLFLEYEEVLKRKENLDVFGLKSSDIDDILNMICAKFKHVIPYYLWRPFLKDPEDDMLLELAVCGKAEFIITHNIKDFKGTERFEKLAVITPQHYLTILKGRNHE is encoded by the coding sequence ATGAAAGTTGTAATAGATACAAACATTCTTGTAAGTGGCCTAAGATCCAATAAAGGAGCTTCTTACGTTATTTTAGAAGAAATAGGATATGGAGCGGTTAAGGAGATTATTTCTATTCCTCTCTTTCTTGAATATGAAGAAGTCCTAAAAAGGAAAGAAAATTTAGATGTTTTTGGATTAAAAAGCTCTGATATAGATGACATCTTGAATATGATTTGTGCAAAGTTTAAGCATGTAATCCCTTATTACCTTTGGAGGCCTTTCTTGAAAGATCCGGAAGATGATATGCTTCTAGAGCTAGCCGTATGCGGTAAAGCCGAATTCATTATAACTCATAACATAAAAGATTTTAAAGGTACTGAAAGGTTTGAAAAATTAGCGGTTATTACTCCGCAACATTATTTAACTATACTAAAAGGAAGAAATCATGAGTAA
- a CDS encoding toxin-antitoxin system HicB family antitoxin, protein MSNYALRVPDFLMKTARSIAKKERTSVNQLFVTAIAEKLSALQTADLLQEKAALALEEDYFNVLAQVSSQEPLAQDKKDV, encoded by the coding sequence ATGAGTAACTATGCCTTGAGAGTTCCAGATTTTCTTATGAAAACGGCTCGATCTATAGCCAAGAAAGAAAGAACTTCTGTTAATCAGCTTTTTGTAACAGCAATTGCAGAAAAACTTTCTGCTCTACAAACAGCTGATTTATTACAAGAAAAAGCAGCTTTAGCTTTAGAAGAAGACTACTTTAATGTACTGGCTCAGGTATCTTCTCAAGAGCCCTTGGCACAGGACAAGAAAGATGTATAA
- a CDS encoding AAA family ATPase encodes MQIAISGTHYMGKTTLIADFIKNYPHYKHEIEPYYQLEDKASQELALEPSFDNLLEQLEYSLEQLHKYAKYAHEKNIIFDRCPVDFLAYAMYALDEDYIDINESEISEKFTEIKEALTHLDLIVFLPMLKEYPIEYSEDNPNYRKAIDQNFKKLYWDEKYDIFPDDGAPKIIEVSGNRQTRLKLIESHLIRR; translated from the coding sequence ATGCAGATTGCAATTTCAGGAACTCATTATATGGGGAAAACGACTCTTATTGCAGATTTTATTAAGAATTATCCCCACTATAAACATGAGATTGAACCTTATTATCAATTAGAAGACAAGGCTTCTCAAGAGTTAGCCTTAGAACCCAGTTTTGATAATTTACTTGAACAATTAGAGTATAGCCTTGAGCAACTCCATAAGTATGCTAAGTATGCTCATGAAAAAAATATCATTTTTGATAGATGCCCCGTGGATTTTTTAGCCTATGCGATGTATGCCTTAGACGAAGATTATATTGATATTAATGAGAGTGAAATTTCCGAAAAATTCACAGAAATCAAAGAAGCCTTAACTCATTTGGATCTCATAGTCTTCCTGCCCATGTTAAAAGAGTATCCTATAGAATATAGTGAAGATAATCCAAATTATCGAAAAGCCATCGATCAAAATTTCAAGAAATTATATTGGGATGAAAAATACGACATATTTCCTGATGATGGAGCTCCAAAAATTATTGAAGTTTCTGGAAATCGTCAGACGCGCCTGAAACTTATAGAAAGCCATTTAATTAGAAGATGA